In Nicotiana tabacum cultivar K326 chromosome 2, ASM71507v2, whole genome shotgun sequence, the following proteins share a genomic window:
- the LOC107790688 gene encoding mitogen-activated protein kinase kinase kinase 20-like → MAVLMGEEMLLWKRGKTVGKGSFGIVSLASTSNLHDHLLNGVPLPFQIAVKSCKFSGSRYLRAESEFLRMFQESPYVIRSFGVNVTQENGVILYNLLLEYASGGSLADRLEADMNSRKGLAEFEVQKHTKNVLLGLSHVHSKGVIHCDIKPHNILVVGTDRIAKIADFGLAMTLEERRKKKHGIRGTYRYMAPESVIYHEYGTEVDIWALGCTVYELLTGTPLWETSSDINDVNADVLYKIEFEKPKFQNAKLSKEAQDFLKRCLVKNPRSRWTAEMLLNHPFLKSSYVQLTKKQSDMSLLRRIFKTLPHIRDLIKARLIQ, encoded by the coding sequence ATGGCCGTTCTAATGGGCGAAGAAATGTTGTTGTGGAAGAGAGGCAAAACTGTGGGCAAAGGCAGCTTCGGTATTGTTTCATTAGCTTCCACGTCCAACTTGCATGATCATTTACTTAATGGGGTTCCTCTTCCTTTTCAGATTGCCGTAAAATCTTGCAAATTCAGTGGTTCTCGATATCTACGTGCAGAAAGTGAATTCCTACGCATGTTTCAAGAATCTCCTTACGTAATTCGCTCTTTCGGAGTTAATGTCACTCAAGAAAATGGCGTGATTCTTTACAACTTATTGCTCGAGTATGCCTCCGGCGGAAGTCTAGCGGATCGTCTTGAAGCGGACATGAATTCAAGAAAAGGGCTTGCAGAGTTTGAAGTTCAGAAGCACACGAAGAACGTCCTTTTGGGCCTAAGTCACGTTCACAGCAAAGGAGTTATCCACTGTGACATAAAGCCACACAATATTCTTGTTGTGGGCACCGATAGAATTGCCAAGATCGCAGATTTTGGACTTGCCATGACTTTGGAAGAGAGGAGGAAAAAAAAGCACGGAATCAGGGGAACATACAGGTATATGGCACCAGAATCCGTGATTTACCACGAGTACGGAACAGAGGTTGATATTTGGGCTCTTGGCTGCACTGTCTATGAGTTGCTTACAGGGACACCGCTGTGGGAAACAAGTTCAGACATCAATGATGTAAACGCTGATGTGTTATATAAAATTGAGTTTGAGAAACCCAAATTTCAGAATGCAAAGTTGTCAAAAGAAGCACAAGATTTTCTGAAAAGGTGTCTAGTCAAGAATCCTAGGTCACGTTGGACTGCCGAGATGCTCTTGAATCATCCTTTTCTGAAGTCTTCCTATGTCCAGCTAACAAAGAAGCAAAGTGACATGTCCCTTTTACGCAGAATATTTAAGACACTGCCACACATTCGTGATTTGATTAAAGCAAGATTGATACAATAA
- the LOC107790687 gene encoding coatomer subunit delta-like: MVVLAASIISKSGKALVSRQFVDMSRIRIEGYLAAFPKLVGTGKQHTYVETENVRYVYQPIESLYLLLVTNKQSNILEDLETLRLLSKLVPEYCHCLDEEGISQTAFELIFAFDEVISLGHKENVTVAQVKQYGEMESHEEKLHKLVLQSKINETKDVMKRKASEIDKSKIEKNRGEKGGFMSLQSMGSGRIDTGFGSNTNLSSLGGGGFGSGSGLGPSTDLDSFSTKSKGRPAASATAPPKGLGMQLGKTQRANQFLESLKAEGEVIVEDVRPSIGQSKPAAPPPTDPVTLTVEEKINVTLKRDGGIGNFDVQGTLSLQILNQEDGLIQVQVETSGNPAILFKTHPNINKELFSNENILGLKDPNRPFPANQSGDGVNLLKWRMQSADESILPLTINCWPSVSGNETYVNIEYETPAQIDLQNAVISVPLPALREAPRIQQIDGEWRYDSRNSVLEWSIVLIDNSNRSGSLEFVVPAADPDVFFPISARFTASRTFSDLKVANILPLKGGSAPKFSQRMLLATENYHVV, from the exons CACTTGTCTCGAGGCAGTTTGTTGATATGTCTCGTATAAGAATTGAAGGGTATCTTGCAGCCTTCCCCAAATTGGTTGGAACAGGAAAGCAACATACCTATGTGGAGACTGAAAACGTGCGTTATGTTTATCAGCCGATTGAATCTCTATACTTGCTGCTTGTGACAAACAAACAGAGCAACattcttgaagatttggagacactgAGGCTGCTGTCTAAACTT GTGCCTGAATACTGTCATTGTTTAGATGAGGAGGGAATCTCGCAGACAGCTTTTGAGCTTATTTTTGCATTTGATGAAGTAATCTCTCTTGGGCACAAGGAAAATGTTACCGTGGCACAAGTCAAGCAGTATGGTGAAATGGAGAGCCATGAAGAGAAATTGCATAAGTTAGTCTTACAGAGCAAGATTAATGAAACTAAGGATGTCATGAAGCGGAAAGCCAGTGAGATTGATAAAAGCAAG ATTGAGAAGAATAGAGGTGAGAAAGGAGGTTTCATGTCTCTGCAATCTATGGGTTCTGGAAGAATTGACACTGGCTTTGGCAGCAATACAAACTTATCTAGCTTAGGAGGTGGTGGTTTTGGCAGTGGTTCTGGACTTGGACCAAGCACCGATTTGGATTCATTTTCCACCAAATCCAAGG GTCGTCCAGCTGCATCTGCTACAGCTCCCCCGAAAGGTCTTGGTATGCAGCTAGGTAAAACACAAAGGGCTAACCAATTTTTGGAATCCCTGAAAGCTGAGGGTGAGGTCATTGTCGAAGATGTCAGACCAAGCATTGGTCAGTCCAAGCCAGCTGCTCCACCACCAACTGATCCAGTCACACTGACTGTTGAAGAGAAGATTAATGTAACATTAAAGCGTGATGGCGGTATCGGCAACTTTGATGTGCAGGGTACCTTGTCTCTCCAAATTCTGAACCAAGAAGATGGACTTATCCAAGTTCAG GTTGAAACCAGTGGTAATCCAGCCATCCTCTtcaaaacacacccaaatatCAATAAGGAGTTATTTTCTAATGAAAATATTCTAGGCCTCAAAGATCCTAATAGGCCTTTTCCTGCTAATCAATCTGGTGACGGTGTTAATCTCTTGAAGTGGAGAATGCAAAGTGCAGATGAGTCGATTTTACCTTTAACTA TTAACTGCTGGCCTTCAGTTTCTGGGAATGAAACCTATGTGAATATTGAGTATGAAACCCCAGCACAGATTGATCTACAGAATGCCGTGATTTCTGTACCTCTCCCAGCTCTCAGGGAGGCCCCACGTATACAGCAGATTGATGGAGAGTGGAG GTATGATTCCAGAAATTCTGTTCTGGAGTGGTCTATAGTTCTCATTGACAATTCTAATCGCAG TGGATCACTGGAATTTGTTGTTCCAGCAGCAGATCCTGATGTCTTCTTCCCAATTTCTGCCCGTTTTACTGCCTCAAGAACATTCAGTGACCTGAAG GTTGCCAACATTCTGCCATTGAAAGGTGGGTCTGCTCCCAAGTTTTCTCAAAGAATGCTGCTGGCTACCGAGAATTACCATGTCGTGTAA